The genomic segment GAAGATAATATCTACACCAGAGAAGCAACGAGAAAGACACTAGTTGCAGCAGTAGCAAGAACCATGAATCCAGGAATTAAATTTGATACAGTTCTAGTTTTAAATGGGCCACAGGGAATAGGAAAGAGTACTTTGTTTTCAAAGCTAGGAGGAAAGTTTTTTAGTGATTCTCTTTCCATCTCAGATATGAGAGATAAAACTGCAGCGGAAAAACTTCAAGGTTACTGGATACTTGAAATTGGAGAACTAGCTGGAATTAGAAAAATTGATGAAGAGACATTAAAGTCTTTTTTATCAAGGCAAGATGATAAGTTTAGAGCAAGTTATGGATACTCAGTAGAAGACCATCCAAGACAGTGTATTATTGTAGGCACCACAAATCAAGAAGCAGGATTTTTAAGGGATATTACTGGTGGGCGTAGGTTTTGGCCAGTTAAGACTCCAGGAGATACTAAATTAAAACCTTGGGATATAGATGATGTAGACCAAGTTTGGTCTGAAGTAATGGAATATTACCATAAAGGTGAATCTTTAGTATTAAGTAATGAAGCTGAAAAAATAGCAAATGCAGCCCAAGTGGATGCTTTAGAAAGTGATGATAGAGAAGGAGTAGTTAGAGAATATTTAGATATGCTCCTTCCAACGAACTGGGATGATATGGACTTATATGCAAGAAGAAGCTTTATTCGTGGTGATGAGTTTAGCGATAATGTTATAGGAACTGTAAGAAGAGAGCAAGTCTGCACCATGGAAATTTGGTGTGAGCTATTTGGTAAAGAAGCTACTGCCATGAGAAAGATAGACTCTTATGAGATAAATGCAATAATGAGAAAGATTGATGGATGGGAAAAGTACACTGGAAATAAATTAGGAAATGCTAGAGTTCCTCTCTATGGAATACAGAGAATTTATGTTAGATGTGATAAACAAGATTAAACAAGATTTAGCCTTGTTACCATTCTTGTTTACCACCCCTACCCTAGTTATATTAAGGCTTTAACTTATATTATTAACAAGATAAACAAGATTATATATATAGATAAATAAAATAAAGAATATATAGGTATATGTATATGCCTAATCTCTATAATTAAGAGTAGTCTATAGGAAATTCTTGTTACTTGTTTATTGAAAACCTTTTAAAAGTTGCCGAAAGCCTTATAAATACTGAAGTGTAGAGATTAACAAGATTGTTAACAAGATTTGTACTTGTTTAAGAAATGGGGAGTGTTTGAGATTTTAGAGAGTAAAATAGAGGCTAGATTAAAACGGGAGGTAGAAGATTTAGGTGGCCTTGCACTTAAGTTCACCTCTCCAGGAATGGCAGGTGTGCCTGATAGATTAGTCTTACTACCAAAAGGAAAAATCTACTTTGTAGAACTAAAAGCACTTGGGAAAAATTTAAGGCCTCTCCAATTAAAAAGAAAAGAGCAACTGGAAAGCTTAGGCTTTAAAGTTTATGTAATAGATTCATATGAAAAAATAAATGTATTTTTACAGGAGGTGGTTGATTGAAATATAAACCTTATGATTATCAAGAATACGCCACTCAGTGGATTTTAGATAAAGAAAAAGCAGGATTACTGCTGGATATGGGAATGGGCAAGAGTGTTATTACACTAACAGCCATAGATGAATTGATGTTTGATTACTTTGAAGTATCAAAAGTATTAGTTATAGCACCACTTCGTGTAGCAGAAAGTACATGGGATGAAGAAGCAGCTAAATGGGATCATCTAAAGCATCTAAAAATATCAAAGGTTCTAGGAACGGAAAAAGAAAGAATCAATGCCTTATACACAAAAGCTGATATTTACATCATCAATCGAGAAAATGTGAAGTGGTTAGTAGATAAATGTGGTAAGGATTGGCCCTTTGACATGGTGGTAATAGATGAACTATCCAGCTT from the Xylanivirga thermophila genome contains:
- a CDS encoding PDDEXK family nuclease gives rise to the protein MLESKIEARLKREVEDLGGLALKFTSPGMAGVPDRLVLLPKGKIYFVELKALGKNLRPLQLKRKEQLESLGFKVYVIDSYEKINVFLQEVVD